One window of the Zea mays cultivar B73 chromosome 3, Zm-B73-REFERENCE-NAM-5.0, whole genome shotgun sequence genome contains the following:
- the LOC100193006 gene encoding Acyl carrier protein 1, chloroplastic, which yields MAHSLAASFSPAAARRQVTNVISSRSSVSFQSHRMTSVSIRSRPSSLRFKICCSAKKETVDKVCSIVKEQLALPDGTAITGESKFAELGADSLDTVEIVMGLEEAFNITVDETSAQDIATVQDAADLIEKLMLEAPPKVV from the exons ATGGCGCACTCCCTCGCCGCCTCCTTCTCGCCGGCCGCCGCGCGGCGCCAG GTGACAAATGTGATTTCAAGCCGGAGCTCGGTTTCCTTCCAGAGCCACAGGATGACTTCTGTATCCATCCGTTCAAGACCAAGTTCTCTTCGTTTCAAGATTTGCTGTTCG GCTAAGAAGGAGACAGTCGACAAGGTCTGTAGTATAGTGAAGGAGCAGCTGGCTCTTCCCGATGGGACTGCTATCACTGGCGAATCAAAATTCGCCGAACTTGGTGCTGATTCACTGGATACG GTTGAAATTGTGATGGGCCTCGAGGAGGCGTTCAACATAACCGTCGACGAAACAAGCGCACAGGACATCGCGACGGTGCAGGACGCTGCAGACCTCATCGAGAAACTCATGCTGGAAGCGCCTCCAAAGGTTGTCTAG